The nucleotide sequence TTAATCGCAATAACCGGTTGAAAAAACTGATGGAAATTGGTGCACCGGAAGTGATTACGAGAAACGAAAAGAGAATGCTGCAAGAAGCGGTGGATGCTCTTTTTGACAATAGCGCGCGAAAATCACAAGTCAGTGTGGCGGCTTCAACTGGACAACGCAGAGCTTTGAAATCCCTGGCGGACACTTTGAAAGGTAAACAAGGTCGTTTCCGTCAGAACCTTTTGGGAAAACGCGTCGACTATTCCGGACGAAGTGTGATCGTGGTCGGACCGAAATTGAAATTGCACCAATGCGGATTGCCAAAGAAAATGGCGTTGGAACTTTTCAAACCGTTTATTATCAACAAACTAATCGAAAGAGAATTGGCCTATAATGTCCGCTCAGCCGGAAAAATGGTCGAAGCAGAATCGGAAGAAGCTTATGATATCTTGGATGAGATTATTTCGCATCATTATGTACTTTTGAACCGCGCTCCAACACTGCATCGTTTGTCGATCCAAGCTTTTCAACCGGTGTTGATCGAAGGCAAGGCGATTCAGATCCACCCGATGGTTTGCTCGGCTTTCAATGCGGACTTCGATGGTGACCAGATGGCGGTGCATGTGCCACTGACTGACAAAGCGCGTTGGGAAAGTGCCAATTTGATGCTATCTTCCAAAAATCTTTTGAAACCAGCCAGCGGCGAACCGATCATTTCTCCAACCCTGGATATGGTGCTCGGTTGCTATTACATCACCCACATTCTCGCCGGCGCGAAAGGTGAAGGCCGAATTTTTGGCTCTGCTGATGAAGCAATTATGGCGCAGGAATTGGGACAAGTTGATGTGCGCGCGAAAATTAAGGTGCGCTTGAACGGGGAGATGCTAGAAACTTCTATCGGAAGGATTCGTCTGAATAATATTATTCCAATCGAACTGGGTTTCCAAAATTATGAAATGACCAAGAAGGAATTAAAATCCCTGGTGGCAAAAGTTTTGGAGCTTTGCGGACAAGAAACGACAGCAATCTTTGTGGATGAAATTAAAAATCTTGGTTTTGCTTCTGTCACAAAATCGGGAATCAGTTGGGGAATGGACGACTTGCAAGTGCCGACGGACAAGCAAGAGATTATGGACGAAGCAGAGACGAAAGTGGATGTGGTTAAAAAGCAATATAATCTGGGACTTTTGACGGAAAGTGAGCGCAAAGGCAAAGTGATTGAAATTTGGAATGATACGAAAAACAAAATCACGGATCGTGTGCGTGAATCGATGGACAAAGAAGGACCAGTTTATTCGATGGTCTATTCCAAAGCCCGTGGATCAGAATCCGTGGTGGTGCAGATGGCCGGTATGAAGGGTCTGATGGCCGGACCAACTGGAGAAACAATCGAACTGCCGATCAAGAGTTGTTTCAAAGAAGGAATGAATGTGTTGGAATATTTCATCTCCACTCATGGCGCGAGAAAAGGTATGGCGGACACTGCTCTTCGAACAGCGACTGCCGGATATCTGACGCGCCGTCTCGTGGACGTGGCGCAGGATGTGATTGTGCGTGAAGAGGATTGTCATGACACTGAGGGAGCATATATTTACAAAGAAGATTCAGATCGCATTGGACAAAATTTTGCCAGTCGTTCCGTCGGTCGTGTGCTTTCGGAAGATATCTTGGACGCCAAAGGCAAAGTTGTTTTGGAAACCGGCAAGATGATCACCAAAGAAGACGCGGAATTGATTGAAAAAGCCATGCCGGAAAAAATCAAGATCAGAACTGTCGCGACTTGCAAAACTCCGCGCGGAGTTTGTCAGAAATGCTATGGAATGGACTTGGGACGGGGACATTTGGTGGAAGTTGGACAAGCAGTGGGAATTGTGGCCGCGCAAGCGATTGGCGAGCCAGGAACCCAGCTCACTATGCGTACTTTCCACATTGGAGGTATTGCCGGATCGGACATCACCCAAGGTTTGCCTCGTGTGGAAGAAATTTTTGAAGCGCGTCCTCCAAAGGGAGAAGCGATCATTTCGGAAATTGATGGTAAAGTGACGGAAATTGAACACACTGACAAATCCGTAATTGTAAAAATTGAATCGACTGACACGGTGGATCTGGTCAAGGAATATCAAATCTCAATCGGCAGTACTTTGAAAGTCGCCGTGGGAGATCTTGTGGTCAAGGGAACACAACTCAGCGAAGGTCACATTGATCTGCGAAAACTCTATGAAACAATGGGACGAGAAGCAGTGCATCGCTATATCACTCGGGAAATTCAAGATGTGTACGCATCGCAAGGTGAAGGCATCAATGACAAGCACATTGAAGTGATCGTGCGCCAAATGTTCAGTCGCGTTTCAATTGTGACGGAAGGCGACAGTGACTTCTTGCCTGGAGATATTTTTGAAATCGATGAGTTTAATGAAGCTAATTTGCGCGCGAAAGCCAAGGGTGGCGAAGAAGCGACTGGTGAGCGGATTCTTTTGGGAATTACAAAAGTAGCTCTTTCCACGGAAAGCTTCCTTTCCGCAGCGTCCTTTCAAGAAACTGCTCGCGTGCTCATCAATGCCGCTGTTTCTGGCAAAGAAGACAAATTGCGTGGTCTCAAAGAAAACGTAATCATCGGAAAATTGATCCCAGCGGGAACTGGCTTTCATCGGCAAGACTAAAAGTTAAAATAGCCGTAATTTTCAAAAAGCACCTTGAGAAATCGAGGTGCTTTTTGGTTGTATTATTTTGAAAGTTGGATTATACTGATAAATAATAATAGGATAATCTAGATTTAATAATTTATCAAGAATAGATTTCTTACTTCCTCAAAAGCTATGGAAAAAAAAATGAATAAAACTACAAAAAAGAAGATCCTGATTATTGAAGATCAACAGGTTTTTATTGATATGTTTGGAGGTAAATTGAAACAAGATGGCTTTCAAGTTTCTGTGGCGATGAATGGAGCGTGGGGCATCAAAGAAGCGTTGGAAAATGACTTTGATCTTCTAGTGATTGACATGGTGATGCCTGCAATGAACGGAGAAGAGATTGTGGCGAAATTAAAAATAGAAGAGAAAACGAAAAATCTTCCCATTATAGTTTTGTCAGCTTCGGTTGATGAGGAAGCGCAAAAACGCGTTGAACAGATGGGTATCGTAGTCTTTTTTATCAAAACGCATATTACGCCGAGTGATCTTTCGCGTAAGATTACAGAAATCTTGAATCCTGCTTGACTTTTCCGAATTTGTGGTGTATACTATAAAGGTAATAAAGAGAGCGGGTGAGCCCGCTTTCTTTTTATTTTAATCAAAAATCTCTGTGATCGGGAGCTTAATTCTCGAGCAGGGACAAAAACAAAAATATGAAAAAAGCAAAAGAAGTGTGCAAATGCCCTGATTGTGTGAAGCGGGCGACAATGGACGCGGAAAACGAACTGATGAATTTCGCCATCCTTCTGGCTCTGATGCCAGCGCTGACCATCACCTTTTTGAGTAATGCCGGTTTTTTCTAAAAACCGCAATTTTAGGAGTTGCGCGTTTCACCTCACAGTCGTATTTTCTAAAAAAATAACTCGAACGCTCTTTTTTCTTTTCAAAATTTTCCCTCTATCAACGGCAACCAATGGAAAATTTTGAAGAAAAAAGGCATTCTCAGGCAGGATTTTTTTAGAAAATACGACTGACTCGGGTAAACGCGCAAATCCTGTTTATAATTAAGCAGCCTTCTAAAAGGGGCTCGCCCCGTTATCGCGTAGCGATTTTACGGGGTTTTATATTTTAGGAATTTGTGCTAAACTATGACCATATGGGACGAAAAAAAAAGCTACAAAAAGAAAATAGCGCGAACAATAAAAACCAGGATTCGTATGAGTCTGACGGAACGGCGAAAAACAAATTGGATTTTTCGCTTTCGAGAGATGTCAAAAGAAATGTGGCCGGAGTGATTCTTTTCACTTTGGCGCTTTTGACTGCCTTGGGTTTTTTTGGCTATGCCGGGGTGGCCGGAGATTTTTTGAATAAAATAGTTGGTCAAGCGATCGGTTGGACGAAATTTATTTTTCCGATTTTTCTTGTCTTAGCTGGTATCATTTTATTTTTTCGCAAAGAAACAATTTTTTATGTAACAAAGTTAATTGGCCTCGCAGTGGTATTTTTGAGCATTACGGGACTATTCCACTGGTTTTTTGCCGCTTCCAAGATGCAAAAAATGGCCGAGGCCGGAAAAGGTGGTGGCTATCTTGGCTACGCCGTGGCTTATGGTTCGATCAAATATTTGGGCAATGCGGGAAGTTTGGTGGTCATTTTAGCCCTTTTGCTTTTGGGTGTGATTATTGCTTTTGAATTTTCGATCGTTAATTTCATTGAGCGATTCAGGAGAGAAAAAAATGATCAAGAAAGTAGCGAGCTTGATGATGCTGTCGATGATGCTTTGCCGCTGGAGTCGGAGCAGATTTTTCCAGTGGAGGAGGAAAGAGATGCTGATGTGCTATTGATGCAAAAAGAAAAAGAAGCTTTGGCAAAAGAAAATATTGCCAAGATTAAATTTGTCGAAGGGCGGGATCAGTTCGTCTCTTCCGAACTTAATAAGAATGAAGATGATGTGGAAGATGGACTTTTTTTACATAAAAGTATGGCGGCGGGAGCTGCCCATGGAGCGGGAAGAAAATCGAAAGCAAAGTGGAAATTTCCACCGGTGGATATCTTAGAAAAAGCTTCTGGCGTGGCTAAGGGCGGTGATGTTGATCTGAACGCGCAACTGATCGAGGATGCCCTGCGCAATTTTGGAATTGAAGTGGAACGGGGAGAAATCAAGACTGGACCATCCGTGACGCAATACAGTTTCCGTCCGGCAGTTGGAGTGAAAATTGCTAAGATTTTGGCTTTGCAAAATGATCTTTCGCTGGCCTTGGCTGCTCCGATCCGGATCGAGGCGCCGATTCCGGGAAAATCGATGATTGGAATCGAAGTGCCGAACAAGAGCTCTTCCTTGGTGCGCTTGCGGTCAATTTTGGAGAGCAAAGATTTTAAGAATCGCAAATCCAATTTGACGATCGTGATCGGAGAGGATGTGAGTGGCAACTATATTTTTGGCAGTCTGGACAAGATGCCCCATCTGATGGTTGCGGGAGCGACCGGAACAGGAAAGTCGGTTTGCGTCAATTCGATCATCACGATGCTGCTCTATCAAAATTCTCCCGAAGAGTTGCAGTTTATTATGGTTGATCCAAAACGGGTTGAATTGTCACTCTACAACGGCATCGGACATCTTTTGACGCCGGTGATTGTGGAAAATTCCAAAGTGGTCAATGCGCTGAGATGGGCGGTGTCCGAGATGGAAAAACGCTATAAGTTATTTCAGGAAGTTGGAGTGCGTGACATCATTTCCTATAAAGAAAAAATCAAAAATGGTGAAACAAGAAAATTGGTCGACTCAGAAACTGGTGAAGTAAGTGAGGAAGATTTGAAAAATATTCCCTATATCGTAATTGTCGTGGATGAACTGGCTGATCTGATGGGCAGTCATGGGAAAGAAGTGGAAGGCGCGATTGTGCGAATTGCGCAGATGGCGCGGGCTGTGGGCATCCATTTGATCGTTTCCACCCAGCGTCCGTCTGTCGAGGTCATCACTGGTCTCATCAAAGCGAACATCACCACCAGAATTTCTTTCCAAGTGGCAACCCAGATCGATTCGCGCACAATCTTGGATATGGCGGGCGCGGAAAAACTTTTGGGCAAGGGCGATTGCCTCTATCTCAGTGCCAACTCTCCCAAGCCGCAACGGATCCAGGGTGTCTTTGTGACAGAAAAAGAGGTGAAGGAAATTGTTAAATTTATCAAAGACGAGAATAAGCGTGACATCGTCGAGGAGGAAAAAGCGTCTGAAATCACTTCCGGCGGAGCTAGTTCTCCCGCCCAGGAACTGGACAATTTCAACGGGTTTAATGATGAGAATAATGATGAGCTCTACGAAGCGGCGAAAAAAGAAATAATGCAGTCTAAAAAAGCTTCTGCTTCATTTTTGCAGCGGCGTTTGCGCGTGGGATATGCCAGAGCGGCAAGACTTCTTGATATCCTGGAAGAAAAAGGCGTAGTTGGACCGGCTGACGGAGCAAAAGCGCGTGAAATCTATGGTCTTCCCGAAGAAGCCGGAACGGTCTATAATGATGATAATGCTGATCAACAGAAGCGGGATAAGTGGGAGATGTAAAAATATTTTGAGGTCACGATTTGTGACCTCAAAACAGAGATGTTATTGCATATTGCGCCTCAGGCGCTTTTTTATTTCCCTATGTTGGAATATCCAAGATAGCTCTTGCGGTCTTTTTCGACCAAGTCCCAGATCATTTCAAAGAGTTGGCGAAAAATGGTTGCCATATCAGCGTTTCTGAAGATGACCCCAAAAAGATATCTTTGTGAAACAATTGCGACAGAATCATCTAAGATCATTATTTCCAAGTTGCTATTATATTTATCAATCCTGATGGCTTTGACATTTATATTATACTTTTCAAGCACTTCGTTATTTAGATATTTTTCGATTATTTTAGGATGGAAGGATGTGAGGGCTCTTCTTTTGATTTTGTATTTTTCATGAGCTGAGTTTACTTCTAGAAAATAATCCAGAACTTCTTTGCTGGCGTCTACTTCATTGCCGAAAAAGCCGACATATTTTCTTTCTGCTTGGTTTTTTTCGCGCATAGTATTTATGACGAAGCCATATATTTGTTTTAGTCCGGAAAGTCCTTCGTAGTAGGCCACGCTGACTTTTTTGCCCCGTTCTTTTTTGACTGCCAATAGCTCTGGCAGTGCTCTTTTGGCCCACAGCATCCGCTCGTCCACAATTCGCCAGATATGCTCCGGTGTTTCCGCTTCGAACAGCAGTTTTTTTGCTCGCGGGATTTTGCGCACCATCCCTTTTTCTTGTAATTGTTCCAAAATAACATAGGTTGTGGGCTTTTTCAGTCCGCTTTTATTGGCGACGTTATAGGCAGTGGTCAGTCCCAATTGCAAAAGCGCCAAATAGACTTTGGCTTCTTTGTCGTTTAAACCCCAGTTTTTGACGGCTTCGATAAGATTCATAATGTTATGTCATTCCCGCGGAGGCGGGAATCTAGTGTAGAAACCAACATTAACGCACTTGGCTGTATACCAGCAAAAGTTATCTTAGCATAAAGAAAAAAATTAGTCAATATTTTTGATGATAATATATATGAATAGGCTAATTGTGGCTAATAAAAAGCACAATAAGACTATATAAAAATTTGATATTCATTGACTATTATATACTTTTACGCTATAGTGGCTTGTTAGGCTGAAATTTTGAACCATTTAAAATCAGACTTTGACGGAGCTCTTTAAAAATCTAAAAAGGAGGCTGTATGGTTAAAAAATCGAAGATGCAAACACAAAAGGACAAAGCCCGGGAAATTACTGGTTATCTGGTGGAATTTCTAGAAGATAACGGGATTGAATATTTTGGAGAATTTAGTGAGAAGGTTAGAAAACACTATAAACCGTTTTTTAAACCAGCGGTTCTAATGCTACTTGAAAAAAGAATCAGATGTGGAGATTTTCTGGATAATGTTATTGATAGTTTTTTTGATCTTGATGATTTTGTCGTAGCGGTGATTTCAGGAAGAAATGGCGATTTTATGGGTAGTATTGAAGATTTCTTGGCTGTTTGGTTAAAATCTGGCGAGGGTTTAGTAATGAGCGGAAACGGTTTTGCAAAAGAAGAAATGATGGTGATTCTTAAAAAATATTGGAAAAAAATCAGACTCGAAGCGGAATTACTAGAAATATCAACGTAGTAGAAAATATCCATGCCATGACTTTAAAAACTGAAAAGGAGGACTAGTGATGATTTTAGCTTGTATTTGTGGAGAAAAATTTTCGGAAAGAGAGGAAATCGTCGTCTGTCGTAAATGCAGAAAGAGGTTTTCTCAGAAAGAAGAACATTACCAGGAAGTAATCGCCTTAATAGATCCGCTTAAACTTTGCAAATCTGGTAAGAGCAGGCTTGTAGGTGTTCCACTTGAAATGGACAATGTTTTTATAAAAAGCTCATGTCCGAATTGTGGATTCCACAACCAAAACAGAGGCGATCTTTTCTTTAAGCATTTCAGCTAGTAAAAATTACTCAGAAGCAATAGCAAGGGAAAAGGGAATCACTCATCGCAGTGGTTCCCTTTTTAAATTTTTTGATAATTGTTACTAATCAAAAGACGCCCCAGCGGGGCGTCTCTACATCTTGCTGGGGGAATGCAAATAGGCTATACTTGAAATAATCGAAAAACAAAAATCAAAACAAAAATACGAAATAAATTAGGCCTAAATTAAAATGATGAAGGTTGTTTTTTTGTAATTTCGTAGTAATTTGTCCGCCTGCAACGCTATGCGTAGCATTGCGGGCAGGTATTTTTGTAGTGTATGACAAATGGCTTTACAAAAAGAAAAGTTGGGACGCTGACTTTGGGCGAGAAGCTCAAAAAGTTACGCTCGGACAAGCGGATCGCGCTCAATGAAGTTTCGCGCGTGACCAGGATCCGGGTGGAATATTTGCAATGCCTGGAAGATGGAAAATATGATGAGTTGCCGGCGGATGTTTATGTGCGGGGATTTCTCAAGAGCTACGGAGATTTTTTGGGGGTGGATGATCAGCAACTTGTTCGACTGTTTGAAAAAGAAAAGGGCATCAAGAAAAATCTGGAAAAAAGCAAAAATCCCAAAAAGATCGATACGAAGAAAAAATCGCTCAACATCTCCGCGTTCATTTTCACGCCTAAAAAAATCATTTTATTTTTTGTTGCCATCCTTGTGCTTGGCGCGTTTTTTTATCTTTACCATGAAGCCGGGTCATTGACTGACACGCCACGCCTGATCATCCTTAGTCCTGAATCAAATTCTCAGATTGATGGAAATTCTGTTTCTTTAGAAGGAAAAACGGATAAGGATGCGCAGATATTTGTTAATGATCAGGCAGTCTTGGTCGACGATGAAGGGAAGTTTAGAGAAAATATTTCCTTGCAACAAGGAATTAATGTTATCCGCGTCAAGGCAGTGAATAAATTTCAAAAGGAAACCGGAGAAAATGTGACTGTACAGGCTAAATATGCGGATGACTCAGCAGTGGCAATGAGTGATAATCCCGCGGCGGAGAATATGACCGATCAAAATGCTCCGTC is from Parcubacteria group bacterium and encodes:
- the rpoC gene encoding DNA-directed RNA polymerase subunit beta', producing the protein MMDSITNTKTSNFSSVRLKIASPEEILEWSNGEVTKPETINYRTQRYEKDGLFCEKIFGPSRDWECYCGKYKRIRYKGIVCDKCGVEVTRSVVRRERMGHIKLSVPVSHIWFLRGVPSKIGLALGMGVQDLERVIYFSSYVVLSVDEAEKEKALAQIEQEVKSKQKELEKNFQDEEDKKRTKLEGLKEIYRSSKEELKGLRKYQIISEIEYFNLSSRYGQVFTAGIGAEAIRKLLSELNMEEEIAKYKAMLESEEEIADKKKVMKRIKLLNGLVNAKLKPEWMLPVVIPVIPPDLRPMVALDGGRFATSDINDLYRRIINRNNRLKKLMEIGAPEVITRNEKRMLQEAVDALFDNSARKSQVSVAASTGQRRALKSLADTLKGKQGRFRQNLLGKRVDYSGRSVIVVGPKLKLHQCGLPKKMALELFKPFIINKLIERELAYNVRSAGKMVEAESEEAYDILDEIISHHYVLLNRAPTLHRLSIQAFQPVLIEGKAIQIHPMVCSAFNADFDGDQMAVHVPLTDKARWESANLMLSSKNLLKPASGEPIISPTLDMVLGCYYITHILAGAKGEGRIFGSADEAIMAQELGQVDVRAKIKVRLNGEMLETSIGRIRLNNIIPIELGFQNYEMTKKELKSLVAKVLELCGQETTAIFVDEIKNLGFASVTKSGISWGMDDLQVPTDKQEIMDEAETKVDVVKKQYNLGLLTESERKGKVIEIWNDTKNKITDRVRESMDKEGPVYSMVYSKARGSESVVVQMAGMKGLMAGPTGETIELPIKSCFKEGMNVLEYFISTHGARKGMADTALRTATAGYLTRRLVDVAQDVIVREEDCHDTEGAYIYKEDSDRIGQNFASRSVGRVLSEDILDAKGKVVLETGKMITKEDAELIEKAMPEKIKIRTVATCKTPRGVCQKCYGMDLGRGHLVEVGQAVGIVAAQAIGEPGTQLTMRTFHIGGIAGSDITQGLPRVEEIFEARPPKGEAIISEIDGKVTEIEHTDKSVIVKIESTDTVDLVKEYQISIGSTLKVAVGDLVVKGTQLSEGHIDLRKLYETMGREAVHRYITREIQDVYASQGEGINDKHIEVIVRQMFSRVSIVTEGDSDFLPGDIFEIDEFNEANLRAKAKGGEEATGERILLGITKVALSTESFLSAASFQETARVLINAAVSGKEDKLRGLKENVIIGKLIPAGTGFHRQD
- a CDS encoding response regulator — translated: MNKTTKKKILIIEDQQVFIDMFGGKLKQDGFQVSVAMNGAWGIKEALENDFDLLVIDMVMPAMNGEEIVAKLKIEEKTKNLPIIVLSASVDEEAQKRVEQMGIVVFFIKTHITPSDLSRKITEILNPA
- a CDS encoding DNA translocase FtsK 4TM domain-containing protein — translated: MGRKKKLQKENSANNKNQDSYESDGTAKNKLDFSLSRDVKRNVAGVILFTLALLTALGFFGYAGVAGDFLNKIVGQAIGWTKFIFPIFLVLAGIILFFRKETIFYVTKLIGLAVVFLSITGLFHWFFAASKMQKMAEAGKGGGYLGYAVAYGSIKYLGNAGSLVVILALLLLGVIIAFEFSIVNFIERFRREKNDQESSELDDAVDDALPLESEQIFPVEEERDADVLLMQKEKEALAKENIAKIKFVEGRDQFVSSELNKNEDDVEDGLFLHKSMAAGAAHGAGRKSKAKWKFPPVDILEKASGVAKGGDVDLNAQLIEDALRNFGIEVERGEIKTGPSVTQYSFRPAVGVKIAKILALQNDLSLALAAPIRIEAPIPGKSMIGIEVPNKSSSLVRLRSILESKDFKNRKSNLTIVIGEDVSGNYIFGSLDKMPHLMVAGATGTGKSVCVNSIITMLLYQNSPEELQFIMVDPKRVELSLYNGIGHLLTPVIVENSKVVNALRWAVSEMEKRYKLFQEVGVRDIISYKEKIKNGETRKLVDSETGEVSEEDLKNIPYIVIVVDELADLMGSHGKEVEGAIVRIAQMARAVGIHLIVSTQRPSVEVITGLIKANITTRISFQVATQIDSRTILDMAGAEKLLGKGDCLYLSANSPKPQRIQGVFVTEKEVKEIVKFIKDENKRDIVEEEKASEITSGGASSPAQELDNFNGFNDENNDELYEAAKKEIMQSKKASASFLQRRLRVGYARAARLLDILEEKGVVGPADGAKAREIYGLPEEAGTVYNDDNADQQKRDKWEM
- a CDS encoding helix-turn-helix domain-containing protein produces the protein MNLIEAVKNWGLNDKEAKVYLALLQLGLTTAYNVANKSGLKKPTTYVILEQLQEKGMVRKIPRAKKLLFEAETPEHIWRIVDERMLWAKRALPELLAVKKERGKKVSVAYYEGLSGLKQIYGFVINTMREKNQAERKYVGFFGNEVDASKEVLDYFLEVNSAHEKYKIKRRALTSFHPKIIEKYLNNEVLEKYNINVKAIRIDKYNSNLEIMILDDSVAIVSQRYLFGVIFRNADMATIFRQLFEMIWDLVEKDRKSYLGYSNIGK
- a CDS encoding RodZ domain-containing protein, coding for MTNGFTKRKVGTLTLGEKLKKLRSDKRIALNEVSRVTRIRVEYLQCLEDGKYDELPADVYVRGFLKSYGDFLGVDDQQLVRLFEKEKGIKKNLEKSKNPKKIDTKKKSLNISAFIFTPKKIILFFVAILVLGAFFYLYHEAGSLTDTPRLIILSPESNSQIDGNSVSLEGKTDKDAQIFVNDQAVLVDDEGKFRENISLQQGINVIRVKAVNKFQKETGENVTVQAKYADDSAVAMSDNPAAENMTDQNAPSRESDAVQIELTVDPGPVWVSVEADGNLVFSGTVLAGAVQKFSAHDKITIGSGQANATFVKLNGEDRGALGKEKGAIKGVVFAKN